Proteins from a genomic interval of Lycium ferocissimum isolate CSIRO_LF1 chromosome 2, AGI_CSIRO_Lferr_CH_V1, whole genome shotgun sequence:
- the LOC132046404 gene encoding uncharacterized protein LOC132046404 → MNTRKWPMFEDWEEIFGKDRATGEFAEGPLDAAEDILRSQASGLSNDMSLGFPIDIDDEEEDDASHGPNIATEEAENAYARPSFTGASASEHEYAGAFENEHTGSQRNHKQGEHANRSSANVNEKEKSKKRKRVVEDATETFRKGMMEVMKNFTESQDKRRGALIDKIGDRDLSDLHGQIYSILESPAFELYSGEQRIKATMILCDDVRKMNLFFTYG, encoded by the coding sequence ATGAATACCAGAAAATGGCCAATGTTTGAGGATTGGGAGGAAATCTTTGGCAAGGATAGAGCAACAGGAGAGTTCGCAGAAGGGCCGTTAGATGCTGCTGAGGATATTCTAAGGAGTCAAGCTTCAGGACTTTCTAATGACATGAGCTTGGGATTTCCTATCGAcattgatgatgaagaagaagatgatgctAGTCACGGACCTAATATAGCTACCGAAGAAGCTGAAAATGCTTATGCTAGACCTAGTTTCACTGGAGCATCTGCATCTGAACATGAATATGCTGGAGCATTTGAAAATGAACATACTGGATCCCAACGAAACCATAAACAAGGTGAGCATGCTAATAGGTCCTCTGCTAATGTcaatgaaaaagagaaaagcaagaaaagaaaaagggttgTGGAGGATGCTACTGAGACATTTCGTAAGGGTATGATGGAAGTTATGAAAAACTTTACTGAAAGTCAAGACAAAAGAAGGGGTGCCTTGATTGACAAGATTGGGGATCGTGATCTATCCGATCTTCATGGTCAAATTTATTCCATCCTTGAATCTCCTGCATTTGAGTTGTACTCCGGAGAGCAACGTATCAAAGCTACAATGATTCTCTGTGATGATGTCAGAAAGATGAATCTTTTTTTTACGTATGGGTGA